The Poriferisphaera corsica DNA segment GAAGATGAGTTTGAGGATGATGCGGAAGAGGAGGTAAGAGACTGCGGCGGCGAGGACTGGTGAGATGATCCATGAGGACGCAATGGCGGTGACGCCTGAGAAGTCGGTGATACCCCAGTTGATGGCGGTTGGTCCGAGAGCGACGCAACCGAAGCCGACGACTGCACCGACGATGGAGTGGGTGGTTGAGACGGGCCAGCCGAAGTATGAGGCGAGTTGAAGCCAAACACCTGCGGCAAGGAGTGAGGCGATCATCCCGATCGCGAGTATGAGGTAGCCGTCTTCCCCGTAGAACTCGTTGATGAGTGCGGGGTCGAAGATGCCTTTACGGATGGTATTGGAGACGGAGGATCCGACAAAGTAGGCGCCTGCGAACTCGAAAATAGCGGCGACGATGATGGCTTTTTTGAGTGTGAGCGCACCGGAGCCGACGGAGGTACCCATAGCGTTGGCGACGTCGTTTGCGCCGATATTCCACGCCATGTAGAAACCGAAGGCAAGGGCGATGATCACAAGGATCTGTGAGGTGGGTTGCATGCCGGTAAACCAGTCAAAGACCGACAGCGTTTGTATGATCGCGAAAGTGTTCATACTGTTATGCACTTATGAATAAGGGAGGACTCATCGATTTTCTGCATCAGGTAAGCACCTGGTCACAGAACCCAAGAGCTATGTGAAAAATGTGATTGATCACACGGCTGAACAACTAAATTTCAAACGGATATCTCGTGGTTTGCGTGAGGGGGTGTGTTGAGGCGGTTATTTGAGTTCGAGCGTGCTGCGGATCTTGTTGGCGAGGGTTTCGCTGAGGTTGGCGAGTTCGCCAGCTTGTTTGAAGATACGCAACCAGAGATAGAATTCGCCGTGTGAGAAGTCCTTTTCGTGGGCGAAGATGCTTTTTAGGAGTGAACGTTGGATAACGTCGGCTTCATGTTCGAGGACAGCGACTTTATGAACCATTTGTGCGACTTGCTGGGCTTCAGCACCGCCGAAGGATGATTCGAGAAGCTCGTCGAGACGTTTAACGATTTCGACGACGCCGGCGACTGCTTCAAGGTTCTTGGCAAGGAAAGATTTGAAAGTATCTTTGATGCTGTCGGGGCAGTTGAGCGCTTTGATTGTGAGGAGGGTCGCAAAGTTTTCAGTTTTGCCGGCGAGACCATCTTGAATCGCGATGATGTCCAGCAGCTTACTACGATCGACAGCAAGGAACATACCCTTGCGTAGCGCATTCTGAATGTCGTGCTTTGTTTCGTCTGCAGCGTGCTCAAGACGAGAGATTTCCTCTGCGACTTGCTCGACTTTTGCCATGTCGTGTATGAGGAATGCATCCGTGAGAGGATTGATAAGATCGACGCACTGCTTGATCTTATCCATGTGCGTTTGGATCGGGATAAATGGTGATCGACCAAAGAGCTTTGCAATCGTACGCATACGAACCCTTTCATGCGTTTTGGAAGAATGCAATCCGCGTTGATCTTGCTCATTGTTGAGCGGATCGAGCGGTCGTGTGAGACTTGGAGCCTTCGAGGTATTCCATGAAACTCACGCGGTCTGCTTGCCTCAGACGAATGCTTACAACTGGCATCCGGTGATCTGAGGTGTGCATTCTCACCTGTGGCGGTGGTAATGTAAAGTTTACGCTAATGATATGAAAATGATGGACTTGTTGAATCCAGACAGGCCTGTCTGTTGAGGATTGTGTGGTGCTGAGAACGGGGATGAATGAGGCGGTTGTGTTTGTCTGTTCTTCGTCTAAATCTATTTGAATACTTGAGTTAGGATTTACGTTTTGTGGCAGCTAATTAGTACGGGTATTGATGCGATTGGGGTTGTCAGGTTTCGTGCAATGAAAGTGGGGAATGAGGTAGGGGGATCGTCTTAGAAATAAAAGGAGATAGAGGTGTGTTTGAGAGTTCAGTGTCGATGGTGATTTTGGAACCCATGGGATTGAGGATAAGAGATATGATCGGTGGTATATCAAGACGTGAAATGCTTTCAGGCACAGTTGCGGCTGGGTGTGGATGCTTGATGGGCAGCGCTATTGCGAACAGTGATGGCGTTTCGTTGATAGGTCGTGAGCAGCAGGGGGATGTTGTATTTAAGAAGCCGTATGGGGAAGTAAAGCAGTTGGGGGAGGGGGTGTATGCTGTGGTATCGACACCGTTTCTTGCTGATGGGAAGATTGGCGATTTGACGACGCATTGCAATGGCGGATTGATTGGTGGGAGAGATGGTGTGCTTGCTTTTGATGCGTATCGTACGATGGAAGGCGCGGTTTGGGTTGGCGAAGTTTCAAAGGCATTGTT contains these protein-coding regions:
- a CDS encoding TIGR00153 family protein, whose amino-acid sequence is MRTIAKLFGRSPFIPIQTHMDKIKQCVDLINPLTDAFLIHDMAKVEQVAEEISRLEHAADETKHDIQNALRKGMFLAVDRSKLLDIIAIQDGLAGKTENFATLLTIKALNCPDSIKDTFKSFLAKNLEAVAGVVEIVKRLDELLESSFGGAEAQQVAQMVHKVAVLEHEADVIQRSLLKSIFAHEKDFSHGEFYLWLRIFKQAGELANLSETLANKIRSTLELK